A single Microbacterium protaetiae DNA region contains:
- the aceE gene encoding pyruvate dehydrogenase (acetyl-transferring), homodimeric type: MTVHDQDPYSQGPLDSDPDETSEWQESLQQLVQAKGAGRGREIMLSLLKTSKELHLGVPAVPTTDYINTIAPENEAPFPGDEELERRYRSWIRWNAALTVHRAQRPGIAVGGHISTYASSASLYEVGFNHFFRGQDHPSGGDQVFFQGHASPGMYARAFLEGRLTEQQLDGFRQEKSRAPHGIPSYPHPRLMPEFWQFPTVSMGIGPINAIYQAMTNKYLTNRGIKDLSDSRVWAFLGDGELDEVESRGQLQVAANEGLDNLTFVVNCNLQRLDGPVRGNGKIIQELESFFRGAGWNVIKVVWGREWDDLLARDVDGALLNVMNVTPDGDYQTYKAENGAYVREHFFGKDERALALVKDFTDDQIWNLRRGGHDYRKVYAAFKAAVEHKGQPTVILAKTIKGYGLGPHFAGRNATHQMKKMTLEDLKQFRDAMHIPVTDATLEENPYLPPYYNPGPQDETIQYMLDRRRELGGFVPERRTTHVDLALPGDSAYALPKKGSGTQEVATTMAFVRLLKDLLRAKDFGHRIVPIIPDEARTFGIDAFFPTAKIYNPNGQHYTSVDRELLLAYKESAQGQIVHVGINEAGAIAAFTAAGTSYSTHGEPLIPVYIFYSMFGFQRTGDANWAAGDQMTRGFVIGATAGRTTLTGEGLQHADGHSPLLASTNPATVSYDPAYGYEIAHIVRDGLERMYGGEHPDPNVMYYLTVYNEPMVQPAEPEGVDVDGIVRGIHRIAEGSGDGPRAQLLASGVGVPWALEAQQLLRDDWGVIADVWSVTSWSELRRDGLAADEHNFLHPDDQPRTAYITQKLRGADGPVVAVSDFMHAVQDQIRPWVPNRFATLGADGFGFSDTRPAARRFFKIDGPSIVVRTLQALAEDGIVDRSLSAQAIEKYRLHDVNAGTSGNAGGES; the protein is encoded by the coding sequence GTGACTGTTCACGACCAGGATCCGTACTCCCAGGGCCCGCTCGACAGCGACCCCGACGAGACGAGCGAATGGCAGGAATCCCTGCAGCAGCTCGTTCAGGCCAAGGGAGCCGGCCGCGGGCGCGAGATCATGCTCAGCCTGCTCAAAACGTCCAAGGAACTGCACCTGGGCGTACCCGCGGTGCCGACCACCGACTACATCAACACCATCGCGCCCGAGAACGAGGCACCCTTCCCCGGCGACGAAGAGCTCGAGCGCCGCTACCGCTCGTGGATCCGATGGAACGCCGCGCTGACCGTGCACCGCGCGCAGCGGCCCGGAATCGCCGTCGGCGGGCACATCTCGACCTACGCCTCGTCTGCCTCGCTGTACGAGGTCGGGTTCAACCACTTCTTCCGGGGCCAGGACCACCCCTCGGGCGGCGATCAGGTCTTCTTCCAAGGGCACGCCTCGCCCGGCATGTACGCGCGTGCGTTCCTCGAGGGGCGGCTCACCGAACAGCAGCTCGACGGATTCCGCCAGGAGAAGTCGCGCGCACCGCACGGCATCCCCTCCTATCCGCACCCCCGCCTGATGCCCGAGTTCTGGCAGTTCCCGACGGTGTCGATGGGGATCGGGCCGATCAACGCCATCTACCAGGCGATGACGAACAAGTACCTCACCAACCGGGGCATCAAAGACCTCTCCGACTCTCGGGTGTGGGCGTTCCTCGGCGACGGCGAGCTCGACGAGGTCGAAAGCCGCGGACAGCTGCAAGTGGCCGCCAACGAGGGGCTCGACAACCTGACCTTCGTCGTCAACTGCAACCTGCAGCGGCTCGACGGTCCGGTGCGCGGCAACGGCAAGATCATCCAAGAGCTGGAGAGCTTCTTCCGCGGTGCCGGATGGAACGTCATCAAGGTGGTCTGGGGCCGTGAGTGGGACGACCTGCTGGCCCGCGACGTCGATGGCGCCCTGCTGAACGTCATGAACGTCACACCCGACGGGGACTACCAGACCTACAAGGCCGAGAACGGCGCCTACGTGCGCGAGCACTTCTTCGGCAAGGACGAGCGCGCCCTGGCCCTGGTCAAGGACTTCACCGACGATCAGATCTGGAACCTGCGTCGCGGCGGCCATGACTACCGCAAGGTGTACGCGGCGTTCAAGGCGGCCGTCGAGCACAAAGGCCAGCCCACCGTGATCCTGGCCAAGACCATCAAGGGCTACGGCCTGGGGCCGCACTTCGCCGGGCGCAATGCGACGCACCAGATGAAGAAGATGACCCTCGAGGACCTCAAGCAGTTCCGCGACGCGATGCACATTCCGGTGACGGATGCCACGCTGGAAGAGAACCCGTATCTGCCGCCGTATTACAACCCGGGCCCGCAGGACGAGACGATCCAGTACATGCTCGATCGCCGCCGCGAACTCGGCGGCTTCGTTCCCGAGCGGCGCACCACGCACGTCGACCTGGCCCTGCCGGGCGATTCCGCCTACGCCCTGCCCAAGAAGGGGTCAGGCACTCAGGAAGTCGCCACCACGATGGCGTTCGTGCGGCTGCTCAAGGATCTGCTGCGCGCGAAGGATTTCGGGCACCGGATCGTGCCGATCATCCCCGACGAGGCGCGCACCTTCGGCATCGACGCGTTCTTCCCGACCGCGAAGATCTACAACCCGAACGGCCAGCACTACACCTCCGTCGACCGCGAGCTGCTTCTGGCTTACAAGGAAAGCGCTCAGGGCCAGATCGTGCACGTGGGCATCAACGAGGCCGGCGCCATCGCCGCCTTCACCGCCGCCGGCACCTCATATTCCACCCACGGCGAGCCGCTCATCCCGGTCTACATCTTCTACTCAATGTTCGGCTTCCAGCGCACCGGAGACGCGAACTGGGCCGCCGGCGACCAGATGACCCGCGGCTTCGTGATCGGCGCGACGGCGGGGCGCACTACGCTCACCGGCGAAGGTCTGCAGCACGCCGACGGGCACTCTCCGCTGCTGGCCTCAACGAACCCCGCAACGGTGTCGTACGACCCCGCCTACGGCTACGAGATCGCGCACATCGTGCGCGACGGCCTCGAGCGCATGTACGGCGGAGAGCACCCCGACCCGAACGTCATGTACTACCTCACGGTCTACAACGAGCCGATGGTCCAGCCGGCCGAGCCGGAGGGCGTCGACGTGGACGGCATCGTGCGCGGCATCCACCGTATCGCCGAAGGCTCCGGCGACGGCCCGCGCGCCCAGCTTCTCGCGTCGGGCGTCGGCGTGCCCTGGGCCCTGGAGGCGCAGCAACTTCTGCGCGACGACTGGGGCGTGATCGCCGACGTGTGGAGCGTGACCAGCTGGTCCGAGCTGCGCCGTGACGGCCTGGCCGCCGACGAGCACAACTTCCTGCACCCTGATGACCAGCCGCGCACGGCCTACATCACGCAGAAGCTGCGCGGTGCCGACGGCCCCGTCGTCGCCGTGAGCGACTTCATGCACGCGGTGCAGGACCAGATCCGCCCGTGGGTGCCGAACCGGTTCGCCACCCTCGGCGCCGACGGCTTCGGCTTCAGCGACACGCGTCCCGCGGCGCGGCGCTTCTTCAAGATCGACGGACCGTCGATTGTCGTGCGCACCCTGCAGGCACTGGCCGAAGACGGCATCGTCGACCGGTCGCTGTCTGCCCAGGCGATCGAGAAGTACCGTCTGCACGACGTGAACGCCGGCACCAGCGGCAATGCGGGTGGAGAGAGCTGA
- a CDS encoding PucR family transcriptional regulator: MSGDETPKDKAETLAWLRRISGDLATATLGRLEKTLPWYSDMPPARRSAVGLVAQAGITSFIQWYDDPNSTPSIAADIFDAAPRELLRSVSLTQTLQLIRVTVEVTEEKVANRGVHLREAILLYSREVAFTAADVYARAAEARGLWDARLEALVVDSILTGGADDELPSRIAALGWHGHGEVAVLVGTTPTQFDVDQLRRAARKLGVDALIGVQGSRLVLVLGRAEHPERNTEEPGLPFLQIARHLEPGFGPGHLVLGPAVPALVEAGQSARAALAGFAVARSWRHAPRPVDADDLLPERALAGDPLAKQTLVEKVFRPLQSHSTDLVTTLWSYLDNGRSLEATARELFVHPNTVRYRLKRVTDVIGWDATGPREALILQTALILGAIGTDATRRRSPSAQRRPPHGV, from the coding sequence ATGAGCGGTGACGAGACTCCGAAAGACAAGGCAGAGACCCTGGCATGGCTCCGTCGCATCTCCGGAGACCTTGCCACAGCAACGCTGGGTCGCCTGGAGAAGACGCTGCCCTGGTACTCCGACATGCCGCCGGCGCGACGCTCGGCGGTCGGCCTGGTCGCCCAAGCCGGCATCACCTCGTTCATCCAGTGGTACGACGACCCGAACTCGACGCCGTCGATCGCCGCCGACATCTTCGATGCCGCCCCGCGTGAACTCTTGCGCAGCGTCAGCCTCACCCAGACCCTGCAACTGATTCGCGTGACCGTCGAGGTCACCGAGGAGAAGGTCGCGAACCGCGGGGTGCATCTGCGCGAGGCTATTCTGCTGTACTCGCGCGAGGTCGCCTTCACCGCGGCCGACGTCTATGCGCGTGCCGCCGAGGCTCGGGGGCTGTGGGATGCCCGCCTCGAGGCCCTCGTCGTCGACTCCATCCTCACGGGCGGTGCCGATGACGAACTGCCCAGCCGCATCGCCGCGCTCGGCTGGCACGGGCATGGCGAGGTCGCGGTGCTGGTGGGCACGACGCCGACGCAGTTCGACGTCGACCAGCTGCGCCGCGCTGCGCGCAAGCTCGGGGTCGACGCCCTGATCGGCGTGCAGGGCTCGCGCCTCGTGCTGGTGCTCGGGCGCGCCGAGCATCCCGAGCGCAATACCGAGGAACCGGGCCTGCCATTCCTGCAGATAGCCCGGCACCTGGAGCCTGGCTTCGGTCCCGGCCATCTGGTACTCGGGCCCGCCGTGCCGGCGCTCGTCGAAGCCGGCCAGAGTGCCCGCGCCGCCCTGGCGGGGTTCGCCGTGGCCCGGTCATGGCGCCATGCGCCCCGCCCCGTCGACGCCGACGACCTGCTGCCCGAACGCGCTCTGGCCGGCGACCCGCTGGCCAAGCAGACCCTCGTGGAGAAGGTCTTTCGTCCGTTGCAGTCCCACAGCACCGATCTGGTCACGACGCTGTGGAGCTACCTCGACAACGGCCGATCGTTGGAAGCCACCGCTCGCGAGCTGTTCGTGCATCCGAACACGGTGCGCTATCGCCTCAAACGCGTCACCGATGTCATCGGCTGGGATGCCACTGGCCCCCGTGAAGCGCTGATCCTGCAGACGGCCCTCATCCTGGGTGCCATCGGCACGGATGCGACACGCCGGCGCAGCCCGAGCGCGCAACGCCGACCCCCGCATGGCGTGTAG
- a CDS encoding ACP S-malonyltransferase, which yields MIIAVFPGQGSQTPGFLSPWLERDGARGRLAEFSDQARVDLVAAGTEWDADRIRDTKVAQPLIVAASLLSYQAVVDAAGTAPGGVAGHSVGELAALAAAHVLTDAEALRLVGIRGRAMAAAAATEQTGMSAVVGGAADDVLARLTAANLTAANHNGGGQIVAAGALGDLAELAADPPRGTRVIPLQVAGAFHTRYMAPAVDTLRSAAASVAASDPSLTLWTNRDGSVVDSGRAALDLMVAQVASPVRWDLCMQSFAEHSVTGIIELAPAGTLVGLAKRALRGVPSVAVKTPDDLEAAVALLTGESA from the coding sequence GTGATCATCGCCGTCTTCCCCGGACAGGGCTCGCAGACCCCCGGGTTCCTCTCCCCCTGGCTCGAACGCGACGGAGCCCGCGGGCGCCTCGCCGAGTTCTCGGATCAGGCCCGGGTCGACCTGGTCGCCGCCGGTACCGAGTGGGATGCCGACCGCATCCGCGACACAAAGGTCGCCCAGCCGCTGATCGTGGCGGCGAGTCTGCTGTCGTATCAGGCGGTGGTGGATGCCGCAGGCACGGCGCCGGGCGGCGTCGCCGGGCACTCCGTAGGCGAACTGGCGGCGCTGGCCGCCGCACACGTGCTCACCGACGCTGAAGCGCTGCGGCTGGTCGGCATCCGCGGGCGCGCGATGGCCGCGGCCGCCGCCACGGAGCAGACCGGTATGAGCGCTGTGGTGGGCGGTGCGGCCGATGATGTGCTGGCACGCCTGACCGCGGCGAACCTGACCGCGGCCAATCACAACGGCGGCGGGCAGATCGTCGCCGCCGGAGCTCTCGGCGACCTGGCCGAACTCGCCGCCGACCCGCCACGTGGCACCCGGGTGATCCCCCTGCAGGTGGCCGGGGCCTTCCACACTCGGTACATGGCACCTGCGGTCGACACGCTGCGGTCGGCAGCGGCGTCCGTCGCGGCATCCGACCCCTCTCTCACCCTGTGGACGAACCGTGACGGCAGCGTCGTCGACTCGGGACGCGCGGCCCTCGACCTGATGGTGGCGCAGGTCGCCTCACCGGTGCGCTGGGATCTGTGCATGCAGTCGTTCGCCGAGCACTCCGTCACCGGAATCATCGAGCTCGCCCCCGCCGGCACGCTCGTCGGACTGGCCAAGCGCGCGCTGCGCGGGGTGCCATCCGTGGCGGTGAAGACCCCTGACGATCTTGAGGCGGCTGTCGCGCTGCTGACCGGAGAGAGTGCATGA
- a CDS encoding beta-ketoacyl-ACP synthase III: protein MSITLNQSTGPAYTRVYAYGAARGENAVPNDDLVGPINSSDEWIRQRTGIITRARANPETSAIDLSTEAAREAVERSGIAPEKIDAVIIATISNPKQTPSVAAIVADRIGANPAAAYDVNAACAGFAYAIAQADALIRAGAAHYAVVIGAEKLSDIVDPTDRSISFLLGDGAGAAVVGPSDFAGIGPTVWGSDGSKAELVGMNATLTEFRDGKAPWPTLRQEGPSVFRWAVWEMVKVARRALEAAGVTADDLAAFIPHQANLRIVDEFAKQLKLPETVVVGHDIETTGNTSAASIPLATHRLLEEHPELSGGLALQIGFGAGLVFGAQVVVLP from the coding sequence ATGAGCATCACGTTGAACCAGTCCACCGGCCCCGCGTACACCCGGGTGTACGCCTACGGCGCCGCGCGCGGCGAGAACGCCGTGCCCAATGATGACCTCGTCGGGCCGATCAACTCAAGCGACGAGTGGATCCGGCAGCGCACCGGCATCATCACGCGCGCCCGCGCCAATCCCGAGACAAGTGCCATCGATCTGTCGACCGAAGCGGCTCGCGAGGCTGTCGAGCGCTCGGGCATCGCGCCTGAGAAGATCGACGCGGTCATCATCGCCACGATCAGCAATCCGAAGCAGACGCCGTCGGTGGCCGCCATCGTCGCCGACCGCATCGGGGCGAACCCGGCGGCGGCCTACGACGTCAATGCCGCCTGCGCGGGGTTCGCGTACGCCATCGCGCAGGCCGACGCGCTCATCCGCGCCGGGGCCGCCCACTACGCGGTCGTCATCGGCGCCGAGAAGCTCAGCGACATCGTCGACCCCACCGATCGGAGCATCTCGTTCCTGCTCGGCGACGGCGCCGGTGCCGCGGTGGTGGGCCCGAGCGATTTCGCCGGCATCGGTCCCACGGTCTGGGGCTCTGACGGCTCGAAGGCAGAGCTGGTGGGCATGAACGCCACCCTCACCGAGTTCCGCGACGGCAAAGCGCCCTGGCCGACCCTGCGTCAGGAGGGGCCGAGCGTCTTCCGCTGGGCGGTGTGGGAGATGGTCAAGGTCGCCCGTCGCGCCCTCGAGGCGGCCGGCGTGACCGCCGACGATCTCGCGGCGTTCATCCCCCACCAGGCCAACCTGCGCATCGTCGACGAGTTCGCCAAGCAGCTCAAGCTGCCCGAGACCGTCGTGGTCGGCCACGACATCGAGACGACCGGCAACACCTCGGCGGCATCCATCCCGCTGGCCACGCATCGGCTGCTCGAAGAACACCCCGAGCTGTCCGGCGGATTGGCCCTGCAGATCGGCTTCGGCGCAGGACTCGTGTTCGGCGCACAGGTCGTGGTCCTCCCCTGA
- a CDS encoding acyl carrier protein has translation MALTNDEVLAGLAELITDETGIAADEVAAEKSFTDDLDIDSISMMTIVVNAEEKFGVTIPDDEVKNLKTVGDAVTFITSHQA, from the coding sequence ATGGCACTCACCAACGACGAGGTCCTGGCCGGCCTGGCCGAACTGATCACCGACGAGACGGGCATCGCCGCCGACGAGGTGGCCGCTGAGAAGTCGTTCACCGACGACCTGGACATCGACTCGATCTCGATGATGACCATCGTCGTCAACGCCGAGGAGAAGTTCGGCGTGACCATCCCCGACGACGAGGTCAAGAACCTCAAGACCGTCGGCGACGCCGTCACCTTCATCACCTCCCACCAGGCGTGA
- a CDS encoding beta-ketoacyl-[acyl-carrier-protein] synthase family protein: MSTSRIVVTGIGASSPLGGTAPDSWSALRAGVSGTRTLEHEWVEKYNLPVTFAAEGIVRPDTVLERPIAKRLDPSSQFALVAAKEAWADAGSPEVDADRFGIDFATGIGGVWTLLDAWDALREKGPRRVMPMTVPMLMPNAAAGNLSLHFGARAFARTVASACASSTESIVNAYEHIRDGLADIVIAGGTESAIHPITIASFASMQALSRRNDDPAHASRPGSVDRDGFVMGEGAAALVLESEEHAKARGAKIYAVIAGGGVTADSYHITANDPEGHGAARAVRLALGEAGASPDDVTHINAHATSTPVGDPNEYQALKQVFGARIDDIPVSATKASTGHLLGGTGALEAVFTVLALRDRIAPPTINITEQDPEVPFRISGDEQPLSDGPQLAISNSFGFGGHNAVVAIATP, encoded by the coding sequence ATGAGCACGTCCCGCATCGTCGTCACCGGCATCGGCGCGTCGTCGCCCCTGGGGGGCACCGCGCCCGACAGCTGGTCCGCCCTGCGCGCCGGCGTCAGCGGCACCCGCACGCTCGAACACGAATGGGTCGAGAAGTACAACCTTCCCGTCACGTTCGCGGCCGAGGGCATCGTGCGCCCCGACACCGTCCTGGAACGTCCCATCGCGAAGCGACTCGACCCGTCTTCCCAGTTCGCGCTCGTCGCGGCAAAGGAAGCATGGGCCGATGCCGGCAGCCCCGAGGTGGACGCCGATCGTTTCGGCATCGACTTCGCCACCGGCATCGGCGGCGTCTGGACGCTGCTGGACGCCTGGGACGCCCTGCGCGAAAAGGGCCCGCGACGTGTCATGCCGATGACGGTCCCGATGCTGATGCCCAACGCTGCGGCCGGCAACCTGTCGTTGCACTTCGGTGCGCGGGCATTCGCACGCACTGTCGCCAGCGCCTGCGCCTCGAGCACCGAGTCGATCGTCAACGCTTATGAGCACATCCGTGACGGCCTGGCCGACATCGTGATCGCAGGCGGAACCGAATCGGCGATCCACCCCATCACCATCGCGTCGTTCGCGTCGATGCAGGCGCTCTCGCGCCGCAACGACGACCCCGCGCATGCCTCGCGCCCGGGCAGCGTCGACCGTGACGGCTTCGTCATGGGTGAAGGCGCTGCCGCGCTGGTGCTCGAAAGCGAAGAGCACGCCAAGGCGCGCGGCGCGAAGATCTATGCCGTCATCGCCGGCGGCGGGGTCACGGCCGACTCGTATCACATCACCGCGAACGATCCCGAAGGTCATGGCGCGGCCCGCGCGGTGCGTTTGGCACTCGGCGAGGCGGGCGCGTCGCCCGACGACGTGACGCACATCAACGCGCACGCCACGTCGACGCCGGTCGGCGACCCGAACGAGTATCAGGCGCTCAAGCAGGTGTTCGGTGCCCGCATCGACGATATCCCGGTGTCGGCCACCAAGGCGTCCACCGGTCACCTGCTGGGCGGGACGGGAGCCCTCGAGGCCGTGTTCACCGTGCTCGCGCTGCGCGATCGGATCGCCCCGCCGACGATCAACATCACCGAGCAAGACCCCGAGGTGCCCTTCCGCATCTCCGGTGACGAGCAGCCCCTCAGCGACGGCCCGCAGCTGGCCATCAGCAATTCGTTCGGCTTCGGCGGACACAACGCCGTCGTCGCTATCGCCACGCCCTGA
- a CDS encoding DUF3145 domain-containing protein — translation MATTQARGVILIHSAPRALCPHLEWAVGRALGRAVNFEWVEQPVLSGSRRAEFYWEAPAGTGAALATAIRGWEHLRFEVTEDPSARSDGGRWMHTPGLGIHYAQTDAAGNVVIGEDRLRYAMEVAAGDVAELERELQIALGAAWDEELEPFRHASDDAPVVWLHKVG, via the coding sequence ATGGCGACGACACAGGCGCGCGGAGTGATCCTTATCCACTCGGCGCCACGCGCGTTGTGCCCACACCTGGAGTGGGCGGTAGGGCGTGCCCTGGGGCGTGCTGTCAACTTCGAGTGGGTGGAACAGCCGGTTCTCTCGGGCAGTCGGCGCGCCGAATTCTATTGGGAGGCCCCGGCCGGCACCGGCGCGGCGCTGGCCACGGCCATTCGGGGCTGGGAGCACCTGCGCTTCGAGGTGACCGAAGACCCGAGTGCGCGCAGCGACGGCGGGCGATGGATGCACACCCCGGGGCTGGGCATCCACTACGCACAGACGGATGCCGCCGGCAACGTCGTGATCGGCGAAGACCGCCTGCGCTATGCGATGGAGGTCGCCGCCGGCGACGTGGCCGAACTCGAGCGCGAGCTGCAGATCGCCTTGGGCGCGGCATGGGATGAGGAACTGGAGCCGTTCCGGCACGCGAGCGACGACGCGCCGGTGGTCTGGTTGCACAAGGTCGGGTAG
- a CDS encoding NAD(P)H-hydrate epimerase: MRSGYTAQQIRSAEAPLLAAGVPLMARAATGLADVVREVLQGRDAAPGRVLLLVGSGNNGGDALFAGAALAADGCQVSIIDVGSRIHEEGLAAARQAGAVIVPDAAAAAASADVIVDGILGTGAADSPALRGRGREVVTAVLPALTGDRAPAVVAVDIPSGVNPDDGTVPDATVLPADLTVTFGAHKAGLLRGPAVAYAGEVRLVDIGLGEQLANTTPVLQVP; the protein is encoded by the coding sequence ATGCGCTCGGGGTACACCGCACAGCAGATCCGCTCGGCCGAGGCGCCGCTGCTCGCGGCGGGCGTGCCCCTTATGGCACGCGCGGCCACAGGGCTCGCCGACGTCGTGCGCGAGGTACTGCAGGGGCGGGATGCCGCGCCCGGCCGCGTGCTCCTTCTGGTGGGTTCGGGCAACAACGGCGGTGATGCGCTGTTCGCGGGGGCGGCACTGGCGGCGGATGGCTGCCAGGTGTCGATCATTGACGTCGGTTCACGCATTCACGAAGAAGGGCTGGCCGCCGCGCGTCAAGCGGGGGCGGTCATCGTGCCGGACGCCGCCGCTGCCGCGGCATCCGCCGACGTCATCGTGGATGGGATCCTCGGCACCGGCGCCGCGGACTCCCCCGCCCTGCGCGGACGGGGGCGCGAGGTCGTCACTGCCGTACTGCCCGCGCTCACCGGTGACCGTGCCCCGGCGGTCGTGGCCGTCGACATTCCCAGCGGCGTCAACCCCGACGATGGCACCGTGCCCGACGCGACGGTGCTGCCGGCCGATCTCACGGTGACCTTCGGTGCGCACAAGGCCGGATTGCTGCGCGGGCCGGCCGTCGCGTACGCCGGTGAGGTGCGATTGGTCGACATCGGGCTCGGCGAGCAACTGGCGAACACGACTCCCGTTCTTCAGGTGCCCTGA
- a CDS encoding NADP-dependent oxidoreductase, translating into MKAAQFSRFGGPEVLEIVELPDPHPGVGEIRIAVHAAGVNASDWKKRQGLMDQELPQTLGYEAAGVVDEIGDEVSGVAVGDRVFGASPYGAAQAESAVLSFWAPIPAALDEVHAAAIPAAAETAARALDELGVTAGSTLLINGASGSVGSAAVQLAVDRGARVIGTASPATHDMLRELGAEPVAYGDGMPERVRAIAESGVDVALDVAGSGVLPELVDLTGSAQRVVTVADFVGAQQTGVRFSRGDSGRATYALAQVARMAEEGRFTITVGGTFPLSQIAEAHRIGEAGVVRGKLVLTVE; encoded by the coding sequence ATGAAGGCTGCACAGTTCAGCCGTTTCGGCGGACCCGAGGTGCTCGAGATCGTTGAGCTGCCCGATCCGCATCCCGGAGTCGGAGAGATTCGCATCGCCGTGCATGCCGCCGGCGTCAACGCGAGCGACTGGAAGAAGCGCCAGGGCCTGATGGATCAAGAATTGCCGCAGACCCTGGGCTACGAGGCTGCGGGGGTCGTCGATGAGATCGGCGACGAGGTCTCGGGGGTCGCCGTCGGCGATCGGGTCTTCGGAGCTTCGCCGTATGGCGCCGCGCAAGCCGAGTCGGCGGTGCTCTCGTTCTGGGCGCCCATTCCAGCCGCACTCGACGAGGTGCACGCTGCGGCGATTCCGGCAGCGGCCGAGACGGCCGCCCGCGCGCTCGATGAGCTCGGCGTCACCGCCGGCAGCACACTGCTGATCAACGGCGCCTCGGGGAGCGTCGGCAGTGCCGCGGTGCAACTCGCCGTCGACCGCGGCGCACGGGTGATCGGCACGGCGAGTCCGGCGACGCACGACATGCTGCGCGAGCTCGGCGCCGAACCGGTGGCCTACGGCGACGGGATGCCCGAGCGGGTGCGGGCGATCGCCGAATCTGGGGTCGATGTCGCCCTCGACGTGGCCGGCAGCGGAGTGCTCCCCGAACTCGTGGATCTCACCGGCAGCGCGCAAAGGGTCGTCACCGTCGCCGACTTCGTCGGCGCACAGCAGACCGGCGTTCGCTTCAGTCGCGGCGACAGCGGCCGCGCCACGTACGCGCTGGCACAGGTCGCGCGAATGGCCGAAGAAGGACGGTTCACCATCACCGTCGGCGGTACGTTCCCCCTCAGTCAGATCGCCGAGGCACACCGGATCGGTGAGGCCGGAGTGGTGCGGGGCAAACTCGTGCTCACCGTCGAGTGA